One stretch of Saccharomonospora xinjiangensis XJ-54 DNA includes these proteins:
- a CDS encoding universal stress protein, which produces MTFPYSDSSPIVVGVDDTEASMKAVRWAALTAAKHRVPLHLVHASGFTDPYLIGFTVPPPEAFKEELRERKRQSLRTAQEIAAQLDVPFVEARFESDAAIPFLLHVSRSARMVVLGSSGRTGLAGLMVGSTTLALVSHAHCPVVSVRRDYPDAVADDSRPVVVGVDGSPLSVEAVGHAFAEASLRGVDLIAVHTWSDTSTALLEERRMFEDWEPIREYEQRVLAERLAGWQEQFPDVRVEREVVKDRPRHELLERSRSAQLVVVGSRGRGGFRGMLLGSTSQALVHHAECPVMVVRPREHS; this is translated from the coding sequence ATGACCTTTCCCTACAGCGACAGTTCACCGATCGTGGTCGGCGTCGATGACACGGAAGCCTCCATGAAGGCCGTCCGGTGGGCTGCGCTGACCGCGGCGAAACACCGGGTGCCGTTGCATCTGGTGCACGCGTCGGGGTTCACCGATCCCTACCTCATCGGTTTCACGGTGCCTCCGCCCGAGGCGTTCAAGGAGGAACTCAGGGAACGCAAGCGGCAGTCCTTGCGCACCGCGCAGGAGATCGCCGCGCAACTGGACGTTCCCTTCGTGGAGGCACGCTTCGAATCCGACGCGGCGATCCCGTTCCTGCTGCACGTCTCGCGCTCGGCGCGCATGGTGGTGCTCGGCTCGTCGGGCAGGACCGGCCTCGCGGGACTCATGGTCGGCTCCACCACGCTGGCGCTGGTCTCGCACGCCCACTGCCCTGTCGTCTCGGTCCGCCGCGACTACCCCGACGCCGTCGCCGACGACTCCCGCCCTGTCGTGGTCGGGGTGGACGGCAGCCCGCTGAGCGTCGAGGCGGTCGGTCACGCCTTCGCGGAGGCGTCGCTGCGGGGTGTTGACCTGATCGCTGTGCACACCTGGAGCGACACCAGCACCGCGCTGCTGGAGGAGCGGCGAATGTTCGAGGACTGGGAACCCATCCGGGAGTACGAGCAGCGGGTTCTCGCCGAGCGGCTCGCGGGCTGGCAGGAGCAGTTTCCGGACGTCCGCGTCGAGCGGGAGGTCGTGAAGGACCGCCCTCGCCACGAGTTGCTCGAACGCAGCAGGTCCGCGCAGCTTGTGGTGGTGGGCAGCAGGGGCAGGGGCGGGTTCCGGGGAATGCTGCTCGGCTCGACGAGTCAGGCACTCGTCCACCACGCCGAGTGCCCCGTCATGGTCGTCCGGCCT